A DNA window from uncultured Methanoregula sp. contains the following coding sequences:
- a CDS encoding histidinol-phosphate transaminase produces the protein MAVDFPKRVVHGGTGKLQQEKTQKTVLDFSASINPFSPAISWHCDPGSLSSYPDDSYHELKKRIAHVFKRKPEEICVGNGSIEILRVFCSVELGCHGSRKTFFAQPPTFGEYELSALIAGGIPAPDPEHADIRFLCNPNNPTGLLLGKEAVLARLENAKKCGALLFCDEAFIELSDPAASVAGISDPSLFVLRSLTKCFSVPGIRFGYGFGAPDLIERIETARAPWSVNAFAEAYALEALLHMEDLAGSRKLLEQERLWLEQELTGMGLICHPSAANYILIDVRRDVTQLCGKLSDRGILVRDCTSFGLPSCIRIAVRTHEENRVLVGALAACMR, from the coding sequence ATGGCTGTTGACTTTCCAAAACGGGTTGTTCACGGGGGTACCGGAAAGCTGCAGCAGGAAAAAACACAAAAAACCGTGCTGGATTTCAGCGCGAGCATAAACCCGTTTTCACCCGCGATATCCTGGCATTGCGATCCCGGGTCACTCTCGTCGTATCCTGACGATTCCTATCATGAGCTCAAAAAGAGGATCGCGCATGTTTTCAAGCGGAAGCCGGAGGAGATCTGCGTTGGCAATGGATCGATTGAGATCCTCCGGGTATTCTGTTCTGTAGAACTGGGATGCCACGGTTCCCGGAAAACATTCTTTGCGCAGCCACCGACATTCGGGGAATATGAATTATCGGCACTCATAGCCGGGGGAATTCCCGCCCCCGACCCGGAACATGCTGATATCCGTTTCCTCTGCAATCCCAACAACCCGACCGGTCTTCTCCTTGGAAAAGAAGCAGTTCTCGCCCGGCTGGAGAATGCAAAGAAGTGCGGGGCTCTCCTCTTCTGTGACGAGGCATTTATCGAACTGTCCGATCCCGCGGCAAGCGTTGCCGGTATTTCAGATCCCTCCCTCTTTGTCCTCCGGTCGCTGACCAAATGCTTTTCCGTACCGGGCATCCGGTTCGGGTACGGGTTTGGTGCTCCCGATCTCATCGAGCGGATCGAAACCGCCAGGGCTCCCTGGTCCGTCAACGCGTTTGCCGAAGCCTATGCCCTTGAAGCGCTCCTCCACATGGAAGATCTTGCCGGATCGAGAAAACTTCTTGAACAGGAACGGCTGTGGCTTGAACAGGAACTGACGGGTATGGGGCTTATCTGTCACCCGTCTGCAGCAAATTACATCCTGATCGATGTCAGGCGCGATGTAACGCAGCTTTGCGGGAAATTATCCGACCGGGGGATTCTTGTCCGTGACTGCACATCCTTCGGGCTGCCTTCATGTATCCGGATAGCTGTCCGGACTCATGAGGAGAACCGGGTACTTGTCGGGGCACTGGCTGCATGTATGCGGTGA
- a CDS encoding type II toxin-antitoxin system ParD family antitoxin, which yields MMQRITLRLPEQQINLLQQMVDSGEYPNVSEAVRAAVRELVEKRASRVLKESDQVSFKV from the coding sequence ATGATGCAACGAATCACGCTCCGGCTCCCTGAACAACAGATCAATCTTCTGCAACAGATGGTTGACTCAGGGGAATATCCCAATGTATCAGAAGCCGTAAGGGCGGCGGTCCGTGAACTCGTTGAAAAACGTGCAAGTCGTGTCCTGAAGGAAAGCGACCAGGTTTCATTTAAGGTTTGA
- the ftsZ gene encoding cell division protein FtsZ: MQSIINDALKNAELEKDINKPGSNNAMEDDFVGQPRIVIIGCGGAGNNTVNRIHHMGVSGAETIAINTDKQHLDMIQADKRILIGKSLTKGLGAGGYPDVGKRAAEMARPTLEAILESADLVFITAGMGGGTGTGSAPVVASIAKEQGAIVVGMVSYPFQVEKARLIRAEEGLEALASAADSVIVLDNNRLKNFVPNLPLGQAFSVMDQLIGETVKGISETITEPSLINIDYADVRAIMSKGGVAVMLVGESKQQNKAESVVRECLSNPMLDIDYRGATGSLIHITGGTDLTLQDAEEVATSLTYELDPHADVIWGARVRGDMEGKIRVLAIMTGVKSAQILGTRQSYKTMINDIEEKRSNPKAVEMPQSRRSGRDQPSGGGMLEWVG; encoded by the coding sequence ATGCAAAGTATCATCAACGACGCTTTAAAAAACGCCGAGCTTGAAAAAGATATCAACAAGCCCGGCAGTAACAACGCAATGGAAGATGATTTTGTCGGACAACCGAGGATCGTTATCATCGGTTGCGGTGGTGCAGGCAACAACACCGTGAACCGTATCCACCACATGGGTGTATCCGGTGCAGAGACGATCGCCATCAACACCGACAAGCAGCATCTGGACATGATCCAGGCCGACAAGCGTATCCTCATTGGAAAATCCTTGACAAAAGGTCTCGGTGCCGGCGGTTACCCCGATGTCGGTAAACGCGCAGCCGAGATGGCCCGCCCGACACTCGAGGCAATTCTCGAATCTGCGGACCTCGTCTTCATCACAGCAGGTATGGGAGGAGGTACCGGTACCGGTTCAGCCCCCGTTGTCGCATCCATTGCAAAAGAACAGGGCGCAATCGTCGTCGGCATGGTCAGCTACCCGTTCCAGGTCGAGAAAGCCCGCCTGATCCGTGCAGAAGAGGGTCTTGAGGCACTCGCATCCGCAGCAGACTCGGTCATTGTTCTGGATAACAACCGGCTGAAGAACTTTGTCCCGAACCTCCCGCTCGGCCAGGCATTCTCCGTCATGGACCAGCTCATCGGGGAGACCGTCAAGGGTATTTCCGAAACGATCACGGAACCCTCGCTCATCAACATCGATTATGCCGATGTCCGGGCCATCATGTCCAAGGGCGGCGTAGCAGTCATGCTCGTAGGCGAGAGCAAGCAGCAGAACAAGGCAGAGAGCGTTGTCCGCGAATGCCTTTCCAACCCGATGCTCGACATCGACTACCGCGGCGCAACCGGCAGCCTGATTCACATCACCGGGGGCACTGACCTGACCCTGCAGGATGCAGAAGAAGTCGCAACCTCGCTCACGTATGAGCTCGACCCCCATGCAGATGTCATCTGGGGTGCCCGTGTCCGTGGAGACATGGAAGGCAAGATCCGTGTGCTCGCCATCATGACCGGGGTCAAGAGTGCCCAGATCCTGGGAACCCGCCAGTCCTACAAGACCATGATCAACGACATCGAAGAGAAGCGTTCAAACCCCAAGGCTGTTGAGATGCCCCAGAGCCGGAGAAGCGGCAGGGACCAGCCCAGCGGCGGCGGCATGCTCGAGTGGGTCGGTTAA
- a CDS encoding phosphoserine phosphatase yields MLNDLMEKRKKILAESEEHKNRRNELNANASKFARERNTLNNQTREFVEDAQKNKDLRDKSNQDVLDLKAQRNEFNDKANVLFEDIESFKKEHGTQKNRGVKELQKQIEYMEYRQQTEVFTTDKERELIEKIKQMKGQVREQEAELEQNKEMRTKIAEAREFRKEASDLHAKVTEVAELAQKHHDLMVESYRKADKSREAADAAHKSFVEAQEAADAEHKFFIACQKELRDYDKVISGLRKKTKKVKVTKEQKAVRKEAESLFKNFRAGEKLTTDDILLLQRSKLI; encoded by the coding sequence ATGTTGAATGACCTGATGGAAAAAAGGAAAAAAATTCTTGCCGAGTCTGAAGAACACAAAAACCGCCGCAACGAGCTCAATGCAAACGCAAGCAAGTTCGCCCGCGAGCGCAATACATTAAATAATCAGACCCGCGAGTTCGTGGAAGATGCGCAGAAGAACAAGGATCTCCGGGACAAGTCCAACCAGGACGTCCTTGATCTCAAGGCCCAGCGCAATGAATTCAATGACAAGGCAAACGTTCTTTTCGAGGACATAGAGTCCTTCAAAAAGGAACACGGCACCCAGAAGAACCGGGGCGTCAAGGAACTCCAGAAACAGATCGAGTACATGGAGTACCGCCAGCAGACCGAAGTCTTCACAACAGACAAGGAACGCGAGCTCATTGAAAAGATCAAGCAGATGAAGGGCCAGGTCCGGGAACAGGAAGCCGAGCTTGAGCAGAACAAGGAGATGCGGACAAAGATCGCCGAGGCACGCGAATTTCGCAAGGAAGCTTCCGATCTCCATGCAAAAGTAACGGAAGTTGCCGAACTTGCGCAGAAGCACCACGACCTGATGGTCGAATCCTACCGGAAGGCCGACAAGTCCCGCGAAGCAGCAGATGCAGCTCACAAGAGTTTTGTCGAGGCTCAGGAAGCAGCAGATGCAGAGCACAAGTTCTTCATTGCCTGCCAGAAGGAACTCCGCGACTACGATAAGGTGATCTCAGGCCTGCGCAAGAAGACCAAGAAAGTCAAAGTCACCAAAGAGCAGAAAGCGGTCAGGAAAGAAGCTGAGAGCCTCTTCAAGAACTTCCGGGCGGGAGAGAAACTCACGACCGATGATATCTTACTCCTCCAGCGCTCAAAACTCATCTGA
- a CDS encoding DUF373 family protein gives MADARTLVLSVDRDDDIGWKAKVESPCIGRAACLNAANTLALADPEDSDVNAIFSAVKIYDELTAKGEDTAIAVIAGNHLHMIEGDRKIAASLELVVAETKATNCILVTDGAEDEYVIPIIQSKIPVSSIKRVIVNQMPNLEGTYYILKKLLDDPKISRMVFIPIGLAMLLYAVAYLAGWPGAATIIVVGVIGCYLLYKGFGFDEFFHGITDALRLSLSRGRFSFVTYTTTILLVIIGFTAGFINVLKYYSTDSSLGIVNYLMAFLYGSVEWLIVAGLVMSVGVIIDVFNNERENLGKVIVFPFFVTAIGLILYGASVFLLSANAPDFPLTGEIASRHILYSTLGGILAAIAGVLIQFFVNKKLAEQRKQEIIEVI, from the coding sequence ATGGCAGATGCGCGGACATTGGTTCTCAGTGTCGATCGGGACGATGATATCGGGTGGAAGGCGAAAGTCGAGAGCCCGTGCATTGGCCGTGCAGCCTGCCTCAATGCAGCAAATACCCTTGCCCTTGCTGACCCCGAGGATTCCGATGTCAACGCCATCTTTTCCGCAGTCAAGATTTACGATGAGTTGACAGCAAAAGGGGAGGATACGGCAATTGCGGTCATTGCCGGCAACCACCTGCATATGATCGAAGGCGATCGCAAGATTGCGGCCTCCCTTGAACTGGTTGTCGCCGAGACAAAGGCAACGAACTGCATCCTGGTCACGGACGGGGCTGAGGACGAATACGTCATCCCCATCATCCAGTCAAAAATACCGGTCTCCAGCATCAAACGCGTTATCGTCAACCAGATGCCCAATCTTGAGGGCACCTATTACATCCTCAAGAAGCTTCTCGATGACCCGAAGATCTCCCGGATGGTATTCATACCGATTGGCCTTGCCATGCTGCTGTATGCTGTCGCGTACCTTGCCGGCTGGCCGGGTGCAGCCACAATCATTGTCGTTGGCGTAATCGGCTGTTACCTCCTCTACAAAGGATTCGGGTTTGACGAGTTCTTCCATGGCATCACGGATGCTCTTCGGCTGTCCCTGTCCAGAGGAAGGTTCTCCTTTGTCACGTACACGACAACCATCCTGCTGGTCATCATCGGTTTCACCGCCGGGTTCATCAATGTCCTGAAGTATTATTCAACAGACAGCAGCCTGGGCATTGTCAATTACCTGATGGCATTTCTCTATGGCTCCGTTGAGTGGCTGATAGTTGCAGGTCTTGTCATGTCGGTGGGCGTCATTATCGACGTATTCAACAATGAGCGGGAAAACCTGGGAAAAGTCATCGTCTTTCCGTTCTTTGTAACAGCCATCGGGCTCATCCTGTACGGAGCGAGCGTCTTTCTCCTTTCGGCAAATGCACCCGACTTTCCCCTGACAGGAGAGATCGCGTCCCGTCATATCTTGTATTCAACGCTCGGGGGGATCCTGGCGGCAATCGCGGGGGTTCTTATCCAGTTCTTTGTCAACAAGAAACTGGCCGAGCAGCGCAAACAGGAAATTATTGAAGTGATCTGA
- the albA gene encoding DNA-binding protein Alba, giving the protein MQQQKENTVFVGNKPVMNYVLAVVTQFNNGAEVVAIKARGKAISRAVDTAEIALNRFLEGVSKKEIITSTEIIDTDTGKTNVSSIEIILTNVK; this is encoded by the coding sequence ATGCAGCAGCAGAAAGAGAATACCGTATTCGTCGGCAATAAGCCGGTAATGAACTACGTCCTTGCCGTAGTAACTCAGTTTAACAATGGGGCAGAAGTTGTGGCAATCAAGGCCCGGGGAAAAGCGATATCCCGGGCAGTGGATACTGCGGAGATTGCTCTCAACCGGTTCCTGGAGGGAGTCTCGAAAAAAGAGATCATCACTTCCACCGAGATCATTGATACCGATACCGGCAAGACCAATGTTTCATCGATCGAGATCATCTTAACCAATGTAAAATAA
- the asd gene encoding aspartate-semialdehyde dehydrogenase translates to MINVGVLGATGAVGQRFVEQLANHPWFNLSTLAASERSAGKPYEKIVKWRLESPFPEKIGKLKVVPTSPKAMKDVDLVFSALPAEIAIDVEKEFADAGIAVCSNASSYRMLPDVPLVVPEVNPEHLGLIDVQKDAGRDGFIVTNPNCSTIMMVTALAPLRSFAFSDVRVSTMQAISGAGFEGVAAMAIYDNVIPYIGKEEEKMETETLKIMGTLNGKKVVNAPFKVSASCHRVPVIDGHTMAVWVDIKEPVEKLKKAYRDYKPPIKGLPTQPAESVHFFDEEVDRPQPRLDRMRGNGMTVSVGRLREGIRFVAMGHNTIRGAAGASVLNAELILKKKYL, encoded by the coding sequence ATGATCAATGTTGGAGTGCTTGGTGCAACAGGTGCGGTTGGTCAGCGATTCGTTGAACAGTTAGCAAATCATCCCTGGTTCAATCTATCGACCCTTGCCGCGTCAGAACGCAGTGCGGGAAAGCCTTATGAAAAAATTGTCAAATGGCGTCTCGAGTCGCCGTTTCCGGAGAAGATTGGTAAACTCAAGGTTGTTCCCACTTCGCCAAAGGCGATGAAGGATGTCGATCTCGTCTTCTCGGCCCTTCCGGCGGAGATCGCAATCGATGTGGAAAAAGAATTTGCCGATGCCGGAATTGCTGTCTGCAGCAATGCGAGTTCATACCGTATGCTCCCGGATGTCCCGCTTGTTGTTCCCGAAGTGAACCCTGAACACCTGGGTCTCATCGATGTCCAGAAGGATGCAGGACGGGACGGGTTCATTGTAACCAACCCGAACTGCTCGACCATCATGATGGTCACTGCCCTTGCCCCTCTCCGGTCATTTGCGTTTTCTGATGTCCGCGTATCCACCATGCAGGCAATCTCTGGAGCAGGTTTCGAAGGTGTTGCCGCTATGGCCATCTACGACAACGTCATTCCCTACATCGGCAAGGAAGAGGAGAAGATGGAGACCGAGACCCTGAAGATCATGGGAACTCTCAACGGCAAAAAAGTGGTCAATGCACCGTTTAAGGTAAGCGCAAGCTGCCACCGGGTCCCGGTTATCGATGGTCACACGATGGCAGTCTGGGTGGATATCAAGGAACCGGTTGAGAAACTCAAAAAAGCCTACCGGGATTACAAACCCCCGATCAAAGGTCTCCCGACCCAGCCTGCGGAATCCGTTCATTTCTTTGACGAAGAGGTTGACCGGCCCCAGCCCCGGCTCGACCGGATGCGGGGCAACGGTATGACCGTGTCGGTCGGCCGCCTCCGTGAGGGCATCCGGTTCGTGGCCATGGGCCATAATACCATCCGCGGCGCAGCGGGCGCGAGCGTTCTGAATGCAGAACTGATCCTCAAAAAGAAGTATCTCTGA
- a CDS encoding 4Fe-4S binding protein has protein sequence MVAIIDTNKCTGCETCVSECPASAIAMENDKAKVDKDMCVDCQTCVDVCPSEAIHME, from the coding sequence TTGGTAGCAATCATTGACACCAATAAATGTACCGGATGCGAAACCTGCGTGAGCGAATGCCCTGCTTCGGCAATCGCCATGGAGAACGACAAGGCAAAGGTTGACAAGGATATGTGTGTGGATTGCCAGACCTGTGTCGATGTCTGCCCGTCAGAAGCTATTCATATGGAATAA
- the dapB gene encoding 4-hydroxy-tetrahydrodipicolinate reductase: protein MIKVVVCGASGRMGQTLGRMVKESGDLELVGGINLKPSTFFGVEIVEAKDAEALLKRTKADVLIDFTVAAAVVGNVQLAARNNVALVVGTTGISPAQRAEMETAINGHVPAVISTNFSVGVNIFWQMVREAGKLLKDYDIEVIEAHHRNKKDAPSGTAKTILQILDESAGTREKMYGREGMTERKNEIGVHVIRGGDIVGDHKVMFSKNYETIELSHRAYDRSVFASGALCAARWVVGKKPGIYGMNDVLNLKQ from the coding sequence ATGATAAAAGTCGTTGTCTGTGGTGCGTCCGGCCGCATGGGCCAGACGCTCGGGCGTATGGTAAAAGAGTCCGGCGACCTTGAGCTGGTTGGCGGGATCAACCTCAAGCCCAGCACATTTTTCGGAGTGGAGATAGTCGAGGCCAAGGATGCCGAGGCTCTCCTGAAGCGGACGAAGGCCGATGTGCTCATCGATTTCACGGTAGCAGCCGCCGTTGTCGGGAATGTCCAGCTGGCAGCCCGGAACAATGTGGCCCTCGTTGTCGGTACAACCGGCATCTCACCGGCCCAGCGGGCCGAGATGGAGACGGCGATCAACGGCCATGTTCCCGCAGTCATATCAACCAACTTCTCCGTGGGGGTCAACATCTTCTGGCAGATGGTACGGGAGGCAGGGAAACTTCTCAAGGATTACGACATCGAAGTGATCGAGGCTCACCACCGCAACAAGAAGGATGCCCCGAGCGGGACGGCAAAGACCATCCTCCAGATCCTGGATGAATCCGCCGGCACCCGCGAGAAGATGTATGGCCGCGAAGGGATGACCGAACGTAAAAACGAGATCGGCGTCCATGTCATCCGGGGCGGGGATATCGTGGGCGACCACAAGGTGATGTTCTCGAAGAATTATGAGACCATCGAGCTCTCCCACCGGGCCTATGACCGCTCGGTCTTTGCAAGCGGGGCGCTCTGTGCAGCCCGGTGGGTTGTCGGCAAGAAACCCGGCATTTATGGCATGAACGATGTCCTCAACCTGAAACAATAA
- the dapA gene encoding 4-hydroxy-tetrahydrodipicolinate synthase has product MFEGVLPAIITPFQRNSAMSLDVQGLSRNIEFLLSCGIHGIVPCGSTGESATLTFEEHEKVVALTVDKVNGKIPVLAGTGSNNTAEAIRLTKAAKDIGADGVLVISPYYNKPNRSGLIKHYTKLADLDIPVVMYNVPGRTGQNLEPDLVAELASHPNIVGVKEASGNIGQISRIIEETQDEDFLVISGDDNITLPILALGGAGVISVAANVDPRGMVAMYEAMKEGNYQKALVKHYALSPLFRSMFIDTNPIPVKKAVELIGLAGGPVRLPLDELDEKKTEQLKSVLAGLSVKGAAKRPAPVKKTAPAKTASKKPAAKKARR; this is encoded by the coding sequence ATGTTTGAAGGTGTCCTTCCAGCAATCATTACCCCTTTTCAAAGAAACTCCGCGATGAGCCTGGATGTCCAGGGTCTCAGTCGCAATATCGAGTTTCTGCTGTCCTGTGGTATCCATGGGATTGTGCCCTGCGGTTCGACCGGAGAATCAGCGACTCTCACGTTTGAAGAGCATGAGAAAGTCGTTGCCCTGACCGTGGATAAGGTAAATGGCAAGATTCCGGTTCTTGCCGGCACAGGATCCAACAATACTGCTGAAGCGATCCGGCTCACTAAGGCTGCGAAGGACATCGGTGCGGACGGGGTGCTTGTCATCAGTCCGTACTACAACAAGCCCAACCGGTCCGGTCTCATCAAGCATTACACGAAACTGGCAGATCTCGATATCCCCGTTGTCATGTACAATGTCCCGGGCAGGACCGGCCAGAATCTCGAGCCGGATCTGGTGGCCGAACTTGCAAGCCACCCGAATATTGTCGGTGTCAAGGAGGCCAGCGGCAACATAGGTCAGATCTCACGGATCATCGAGGAAACCCAGGATGAGGATTTCCTTGTCATTTCCGGCGACGATAATATCACCCTGCCGATCCTGGCCCTTGGCGGGGCCGGCGTGATCTCTGTCGCGGCGAACGTTGACCCCAGAGGAATGGTTGCGATGTACGAGGCCATGAAAGAAGGCAATTACCAGAAAGCACTGGTCAAGCATTATGCGCTCTCACCCCTCTTCCGCTCGATGTTCATCGACACGAACCCAATCCCGGTGAAAAAGGCAGTTGAACTCATCGGTCTTGCCGGGGGCCCGGTCCGGCTCCCTCTCGATGAGCTTGACGAGAAGAAGACCGAGCAGCTGAAATCAGTTCTTGCAGGCCTTTCTGTCAAAGGGGCTGCAAAACGCCCGGCACCGGTAAAGAAAACCGCCCCTGCAAAGACAGCCTCAAAGAAACCTGCTGCAAAAAAGGCCCGGCGGTGA
- a CDS encoding 30S ribosomal protein S17e encodes MGIKPSYIKTLGTELVNKQREHFSNNFEENKQQLGKSAIIGSKRVRNRVAGYITRKINTKRRS; translated from the coding sequence ATGGGAATCAAGCCGTCTTATATCAAAACTCTTGGCACAGAACTGGTGAACAAACAGCGGGAACACTTCTCGAACAACTTTGAAGAGAACAAGCAGCAGCTTGGCAAGTCCGCAATTATCGGAAGCAAGCGTGTAAGGAACCGCGTCGCCGGATACATTACAAGAAAAATAAATACCAAAAGACGCTCATAA
- a CDS encoding thiamine-phosphate synthase family protein, whose amino-acid sequence MNTPAQERTQVLETLNGTVTQLAGNLHPDLVPVEGVSFGFALRGARDNDGIASVPGNISLLPGGGLSFHGSCRFGADEEIGRVILTAMKFDPRMRSAAILACTPRAKTVLCDDLFLESASCDRDKNRGAGTMDWGIASCCRRGIPDVIFCRDPGLPRQQILIFGEEPADVLNNIIMCSNRI is encoded by the coding sequence GTGAATACCCCTGCACAGGAACGCACACAGGTGCTTGAAACGCTCAACGGGACCGTAACGCAGCTTGCGGGGAACCTGCACCCGGATCTTGTTCCTGTTGAGGGAGTATCGTTCGGGTTTGCCCTGCGGGGCGCACGGGACAACGATGGAATTGCATCAGTTCCCGGAAATATATCGCTGTTACCGGGCGGCGGACTGTCATTTCATGGATCCTGCAGGTTCGGTGCCGATGAGGAGATCGGCAGGGTCATCCTTACTGCCATGAAGTTTGATCCCCGGATGCGGAGTGCGGCGATCCTTGCCTGCACCCCCCGGGCAAAAACGGTATTGTGCGATGATCTGTTCCTGGAATCCGCCTCATGCGATCGGGACAAAAACCGGGGTGCCGGGACGATGGACTGGGGTATTGCATCCTGCTGCAGGCGCGGGATCCCCGACGTTATCTTCTGCCGGGATCCGGGATTGCCCCGTCAGCAGATCCTCATTTTCGGTGAAGAGCCGGCCGACGTTCTTAACAATATCATTATGTGCTCAAACCGCATTTAA
- the priL gene encoding DNA primase regulatory subunit PriL has protein sequence MDYSPSAKELSHFPFLKKAQDHIKNRFSSIDSVLNDPKGDVLVRNALARIQESLLPKKNEYSVTLPAEDEIAAYALARVIVSCINDRQLLDRLTRYEAERAYYFLNSEIGSETTKGWNDDAILDDDMNSGISNYVAAEFEITLAKDRIPLVDYVEVVSQLHEDRFKLVNRRIQRGFIEIRRDEVLELLRERIRVILRRDLPYRVPKNLCQQLAPAAEQIKAEYQSRMLQQFGTIEESAFPPCMQALITALTAGTNLTHAGRFALTTFLHTIGMDVAGIANLYGRSPDFDIEKTMYQVEHITGRGGSGTEYTTPACAAMLTTGICVHRDKLCEKVSHPLSYYKAKKKDIAKIKKAPVGEQPGEGKTPAPLT, from the coding sequence ATGGACTATTCTCCATCAGCAAAGGAACTATCCCATTTTCCCTTTTTAAAAAAAGCCCAGGACCATATCAAGAACCGCTTCTCATCGATCGATTCCGTGCTGAACGATCCAAAAGGGGATGTGCTGGTCCGGAATGCGCTTGCACGGATCCAGGAATCCCTGCTGCCGAAAAAAAATGAATATAGCGTGACTTTGCCGGCTGAGGACGAGATCGCGGCCTATGCACTGGCGCGGGTCATCGTCTCCTGCATAAACGATCGCCAGCTCCTGGACCGGCTCACTCGTTACGAAGCTGAACGTGCGTATTATTTCCTGAATTCCGAGATCGGGTCGGAGACTACCAAAGGCTGGAACGATGATGCAATCCTCGATGATGACATGAACAGCGGGATCTCAAATTATGTTGCCGCTGAATTCGAGATCACTCTTGCAAAGGATCGCATCCCCCTTGTGGATTACGTAGAGGTTGTATCTCAGCTGCACGAAGACCGGTTCAAGCTGGTGAACCGCCGAATCCAGCGCGGTTTTATCGAAATCCGGAGGGACGAGGTCCTTGAACTGCTCCGGGAACGAATAAGAGTTATCCTCCGGCGCGATCTTCCCTACCGGGTTCCAAAAAATCTCTGCCAGCAGCTGGCTCCAGCTGCAGAGCAGATCAAGGCGGAATACCAGAGCCGGATGCTCCAGCAGTTCGGTACGATCGAGGAGAGCGCATTTCCTCCCTGCATGCAGGCTCTCATCACGGCCCTGACGGCAGGGACCAACCTGACCCATGCGGGAAGGTTTGCGCTCACCACGTTCCTGCATACTATCGGCATGGATGTGGCAGGCATCGCCAACCTGTACGGCCGGTCCCCGGATTTCGATATCGAGAAGACCATGTACCAGGTGGAACATATCACCGGCCGGGGCGGGTCAGGTACGGAATACACAACCCCTGCCTGTGCAGCAATGCTGACAACCGGCATCTGCGTCCACCGGGACAAGCTCTGCGAGAAGGTCAGTCACCCGTTGAGTTACTATAAAGCCAAAAAGAAGGATATCGCAAAAATCAAAAAGGCGCCGGTTGGGGAACAGCCCGGCGAAGGAAAAACTCCCGCCCCGCTTACGTGA
- a CDS encoding DNA polymerase sliding clamp, whose protein sequence is MLKATIDADIFREAIDAISALIPECRLHTDESGLSTRAVDTANVAMINLTLKKEAFDSFKATTSQLGIDITKMKNIFGMAGKGDLISLELPDNAQKMSVSVHGYHYSITLLDTNTIRKDPNPPTISLPGKIVIKGEDLNNAMKAAAVISDKIALGINPKDQTFYLVAEGDTDHIRREFAKDELISLAPAEARSLFSLDYLKDMGKVMSKAAEVEIYLGIDHPVRFAFDIAGGNGHVEYLLAPRIEAD, encoded by the coding sequence ATGTTAAAAGCAACGATTGATGCAGACATTTTCAGGGAAGCTATCGATGCGATCTCGGCTCTCATCCCTGAGTGCCGGCTGCATACGGACGAGTCAGGACTCTCCACGCGGGCTGTTGATACCGCAAACGTGGCGATGATCAACCTCACGCTCAAGAAAGAGGCATTTGATTCGTTTAAGGCAACCACGAGCCAGCTGGGTATTGACATAACCAAGATGAAGAACATCTTCGGCATGGCGGGAAAAGGCGATCTCATCAGCCTTGAGCTTCCCGACAATGCCCAGAAGATGTCGGTCTCGGTGCATGGCTACCACTACTCCATCACGCTCCTTGATACCAATACGATCCGGAAAGACCCGAACCCGCCAACGATCAGCCTTCCCGGCAAGATCGTGATCAAGGGTGAAGATCTCAACAATGCCATGAAGGCAGCCGCGGTCATCTCGGACAAGATTGCGCTTGGGATCAACCCGAAAGACCAGACCTTTTATCTGGTAGCCGAAGGAGACACCGATCACATCCGGCGCGAATTTGCAAAAGATGAACTCATCTCGCTTGCCCCTGCAGAAGCCCGCTCGCTCTTCTCGCTCGATTATCTCAAGGATATGGGAAAAGTCATGAGCAAAGCTGCCGAAGTGGAAATTTATCTCGGCATCGACCACCCGGTCCGGTTCGCGTTCGACATAGCCGGCGGGAACGGCCACGTCGAATACCTCCTTGCCCCGCGGATTGAGGCCGACTGA